GGAGGTCATCTCTGGGTGCCTCAAGGCCGGGATGTCTGGTTAGTCGGTTCCCATGCTGTAAAGTTTGTTAATTTCTGGAGGTATTTCTGAAGTTTGGTCAGCTTCAGCTCGTTTTGGCCGTGATTTTGACGTGCTTCCTTCCCATCCAACAGTGGCTCGATTTGACTTCTCCTGGGGTGACGCTGAATATCATCGGGAGACTTTGGAGAATCTGAAGGCTGCCGTCAAGGGCACTAAGAAGCTCTGCGCTGTGAGATTTCCGTTAAAAAGTTTTTACCTTGTAAAGATGAATGCTTACTTTTATTTGCCGCTTGCAACTTTATACTCGTTTACTCGAAGCACTATGCTGTTGGGTGAGCATTAATGTAACAGAGaaaagcttttcttttttaatcctGCCTCGTTGCTTCAGCGTTAAGTTGTTTGAAAGCGTCAATGGTGTCTTTCACTGTAGCTCGAATGATGTGGTTCTTCAACACTTCGTCTTTTGCCTTCAGGTTATGCTGGATACGGTTGGGGCCGAGCTGCAGGTGGTGAATAAAACTGAGAAAGCTATTTCACTTCTGGCTGATGGTGTTGTCGTCTTGACGCCTGATCAGGGACAAGAAGCCTCTTCGGAGCTATTGCCTATCAATTTTGATGGGCTTTCCAAGgtttaatattttgtatattttatgCACACACACGTTGTCAATAGGAAATTTGTCCATACTGAATCCAAATGGATTCAGGAAAGTTCTCCCAGATATTAAGCAACATGAGTACTCACTACTGATGTTAAATAACTGCATTCCATCATGTGAACTTGTCCAGTGATCTATTTTATTGCATGGAGTCCTTGACTTGCTTGTTTTAAGCAATATAAGATTGATATCAttcttaattttgaatttatccTCTGACAAAATCAGGCAGTGAAGAAGGGAGATACCATTTTTGTGGGTCAATATTTGTTTACCGGAAGTGAGACTACTTCAGTATGGTTGGAGGTGAGGAACCTCTAATTGCTGCATTCAGTCGGATCTAGTTCGCCAATATGTTCACacatctttattattattattattatttttgagtATGTCATTGTCCTGCTCCTCTTGAACTTCATTCTGGAAGCAGGAATATTATGTCTTGATGATAGCATGCAATGATTATGAAGTATGATCTATTTAACCGTCTTTGAGCAGGTTTCGGAAGTCAAGGGGGATGATGTAGTCTGTGTGATAAAGAACTCTGCAACATTGGCTGGATCATTGTTCACCCTACATGCCTCCCAAGTTCGTATTGATCTGCCTACCCTTTCTGATAAAGACAAGGAGGTGAGGAATTCCCATGAGTGGCTGTgatttttataacaaaaaaattgtcCATTGTCTGTGTGATAGTATTTTTAGGATTTTCTAGCGTCCTGTTCACTCATCTGGCGGTGTGCTTTGTACTGTATTGCCTGCCATAGGTGATAAGCTCCTGGGGAGTTCAAAATAAGATCGACTTCCTTTCTCTGTCTTACACTCGTCACGCTGAAGATGTTCGCCAAGTaagaatcctttgaaaagatTCTTTACACCTTTCCAGTTTTGTGTTGATACTAAGATCTTCAATTTGTTATGGCTGCACTGTGTAACTGTGGAATACCGACATTTCAAATTCAATGCAGGCAAGGGAGTTCCTCTCTAAGTTGGGAGACCTTAGTCAAACTCACATTTTcgcaaaaattgaaaatattgagGTAAACCTGACTCTCGGAAATCAATACAGTTTCATTGAAGGATTTTGACTTTGAATTACTGATCGATGTTCACCCTACATGCATAGGGTTTAAATCATTTTGACGAGATTCTGCAAGAAGCGGATGGCATCATTCTTTCTCGTGGTAATCTGGGCATAGATCTTCCACCTGAGAAGGTAGTACTGCTATACTCTTCCCCAGAAGATTGAGCAAATTAAACTGGTTAGCTTAAGGGTTGTCCGtttgatggaaaaaaattaaagtttgacAGATCTTTGAATTGAGCATGTATTCTGAAGTCCCCTTTGCCTATGGATTTGTACCAGAAAAGTAGAACTGTTTTCTACAATTTTATACTTGGCTTAGCTTTTGTTGGAGTAAACACGCTGTTAATTGCGCTGTCATGGACTGTGCAGGTGTTTTTGTTTCAAAAGGCTGCAGTTTACAAATGTAACATGGCCGGAAAGCCAGCAGTGGTTACTCGTGTTGTGGACAGTATGACTGATAACCTGAGACCTACTCGTGCTGAAGCAACTGATGTTGCTAATGCTGTGCTAGATGGTAagtcattattttcttctctCCTTATACTGTGTAGTAGGTGCTGATATGTAATATGGAGTTGTCTTAGGAATGCATAGGTGATTTCTGGAAGTTTCAGATGCAGAAGGGACATGATAACACCAAAATATATACACCTAAGGGAGAGAGTGTTGTGCCTGTAATTTAAGAGCTAGTTTTGTCTAAGGGTGCAAAGGGGTTCACAACTTTATTTCAGTGACATTTTCATGGATTGGACACTGTTCAGTTGTTGCTTGTCAGGACAGTTCATGTTGCTAGATTTGCTTTGTTAGTACTTCATATGATTTATCTGTTGTGCTTTTATCTTTGAAAGCCAAATTTTCTAATCTTGTCATGCGTTCCATTTTTATCGATGTCAGGAACTGATGCAATTCTTCTTGGTGCTGAAACCTTGCGTGGATTGTACCCTGTTGAGACTATATCAATTGTTGGCAAAATCTGCGCAGAGGTAGGTTGTTCACTTAGAAAGAGCTTTTTCCCCTTCTATGATTTATGTTAGTGGTTATTTACGTTGTGCATGTACCTGCTACCTGGAGAAAGATTCGAAAATTGTTTTTATGTTTATTCATGTTCCCCATGATCATTCCTCAGTCATACCCTTGACTTTTAATACTCCATTTTACAAGCCACTTGGAGAATCCTTTGTCTGTATTTATACATATTTGTAAAGCAACTGCTTGCTGATACTCACCACTATATACTTGACTGCTATAGGCAGAGAAGGTGTTTAATcaagatttatatttcaagAAGACCGTCAAATATGTTGGCGAGCCCATGACCCATTTGGAATCTATTGCTTCTTCTGCGGTTAGTACTACTTGATTGTGGGTACTCTTTTTTTCCGTTTATTTCTCGGTGTCCAGTAAAATGTCACCTTAAATTGGTGTCTCCTATTATGAGGTCCAGCCATTTAGATTGATGCTACTTGTTTCTCTTTTTAGGTTCGTGCGGCCATTAAGGTGAAGGCATCAGTTATTATTTGCTTCACCTCATCTGGAAGGGCTGCAAGGTATTATTTGATGGCTCTAGTGTTCATTGAATATGCTTTTTAGTTTGGATGCTCGTGCTTATCTTCGGAGAACGCCAAAAAATCATCAATATAGCTATTATATATAGCTCTGTCCAATCTTCAACTAATCTCTCATTCAATTGCAGATTGATAGCCAAGTATAGACCAACGATGCCAGCCTTATCAGTTGTTATTCCTCGACTTAAGACGAACCAATTGAAGTGGAGCTTTACCGGAGCCTTTGAGGTACTGCATTGATTTCTCAAAGCAGTCCTAACTTAATTTTGTTCTCTCTGagtctttgtgatttgaaacATGTAATTGAATATCTTTCTTATCGATTCTCAGGCAAGGCAGTCACTTATCGTTAGAGGCCTTTTCCCCATGCTTGCTGATCCTCGACATCCTGTGAGTTCTCTCCCCTTTTTTAACTCGAAGACGACTGCTGATCTCTTTTAAAAGTATATGTTGAGGATAATGGTATATTGGCAAAATATATGACTCGGGCCTGCTTACCAATTTCTTCattcttgtttatttacctgGTCAGGCTGAGTCAACTAGCGCGACGAATGAGTCAATTTTGAAGGTCGCACTCGATCATGGCAAGGCTTGTGGGATCATCAAATCGCATGACCGGGTCGTGGTCTGCCAGAAGGTTGGGGACGCTTCCGTGGTCAAGATTATCGAACTCGAAGACTAAGCTGAAGGGAGGCTTAGCGCCTACTTTTGGTATTCCTTTTGGGGTGATTCTTTCCCTCCTATAGATGTCACATTAGGAGGTTTTCCTGGTGAAGAAAACCTGAACGGGGTGGGTGATTAGATTCACTTTGAAGGACCTGTAAGAATTTTTACACTGATGGGCGAACTTTTCCTGTCCAAATCTTTTATATGGAATTAAAAGGGCCATGATATGGCATTCACGGCcccttatttattttcctcttTAAAATGTTGAACTTTGTCATTCGGTTCGGGTAAATGTTTATCAGTATCGGTACACTAAGGGTAAAATTTCGTCCAAATGGTTTTCTAAATTGATTCAAATCCATCTATTTCATTCCAAATAAAAACAtgttttattcaaattttttttgctccAAAGGTAATGAGATCCATTTAATTACAAAAGTCAGTGAAAATGTCCAAGAGAAAGGTTGCAAGAACAGAAATTACAGCGGATCCGCCATGACAACTTTAAAGGAAAATACATGTGATAAACAAACACATTAGATAAGCACAATTCAATTAAAGTGATCCATCCTTTGCCGTGATTCTAATTCTCGGTCTCATGCAACCATTCAATATGGACCCCAGTAATCTGATGTTTAAGCACATATTTCATTCAAATTGCTTCAAATATGTCACAAATCTCATTTGAATAGATATAAGTTATAGTATTATTTCCCGGAGATAACTAATTAAGTCGAAGTTTTGGTCGGCCGTCGATCTATGGATCAATCGAACAGCTTCTTAATCCTTTTGCTCATTATATTACTCGAATGGTTTAAAGAGACGATGCACCATGGATTCTTAatcctttttcttattatattatCCGGACGGTTTAGAGAGCCTCCATGCACTATGAATACATAACCATCGGAACAAAAGACAAGACTCATTGTAAAATTGTATTGCTGGTTTCAACTCATATGCGGTGGACGGGCAGCCATGGTTGCTGCGTGCGTGCCTGCATCGGATCGTGTAAGATGTTCTATGGGCATGAGAACTATGCAACTAGTTTAATTTAGAATAATAGCGTAAAGTTCCCGATCGTGTCAAGTTCGAGTCAAGTGGCAATCAATCGTGTCGAGTTTGATTCGAGTTAAATGCATTACACCATGTTGCATTTGGTTTCTCAGTAGAGATTTTCGACGGCTTTCAACACCGAGAAGAGAGTTGATACGATCGGTTCTTCAATTATTCATCTACCTTGATTACATCCGTGGTGATATAATCAAAATTCTGGGGCAAAAGACACATTGCCGAAAGAAGTAAGAAAcaagaaatagagaaaataagtGCAAACTTGCTTAAAGATCATATGAGACATCACTAAGAAACACCACTGAGGAACAACCActtctcttctctcctttCGCCTATCTATGCTATCCTACTGCAGTATCTATTATACACTGTCAACGACAAACAATTTCTATCCCGTGATCTAAGAGGGATCACTTCTCTTGTTCGACGAGTTCTGCTGATGCTGGTGCTGCTGAGGGTCGAGGAGCTCAAGTTCCCTTTGCCTGAGGAGCAGCACCAGCCTCTGGTTCTCAAGCATCCGCCGCTCGTTCTCGAGCTTTGCCCTCTCCAtctccctctccttcttcacGCTGAACTTCAGCCACTTCAGCCTCTGCCTCTCGAGCTCATACGCCTCCCCTCTGTACCTCACCTGCTGCTCCTCGAGCTGCAGCAACTTCCCCTTCACCCACTGCTTCTTCTCCCACGGGCTTCTAACTGAATCTTGGATGATCCCCAGCACTTCGCCATTCAGTTGCTGCACCACTGCAGGAGATGGCGAGTACGAAAATTTCCTGGGGCGCTTCCGAGGATGATTGAGATTCCAAACATCATTCTCGTGTTCGTGATCTTCTTGcacatcctcatcatcatcatcgttcTCACCATCCTCCGaatcatcatcctcatcatcatcatactCCTCTTCTCCACTCCCTCCCCTTCCCGCCACTTTCGAGCTATCTGCTTCTGCCCTGCTAGGGATATCCTTTTCCCCCATAGGCAGATGATTCTCTGTGGCCCCGTGGGGGCACCtctgttgctgctgctgctgatgcTGCTCAGGCGAGTTGTGAGTCCCGCTGCTGCCACCGGGTGCCACTCCATGGCCACAGCTCGTGTGATAGGCACACATCTCCCGGAAGAACAAGTGCTTTGAGTTGAGCAGCTTCTTGACTTCCTCCTTCATCTTCGGGGACAAATCCATTGTCTCGAGCAGGCCTTGGTTCTCCACCACCCTGCAAGCAGTCCCCTTACCTAAAATGTCATTTACCCTCTTGTACCTCTTGTTGAGATCATTGAACTTATCCTCGCACTGTTGCGGTGACACATAGAACCCCTTCTCCATCATAGCCCGAGAGACCGACTTCCACTTACCCTTCTTCTGAAGCAAACCCCCTGACTTCTTCTTTGGGTCATTTGGTTCCGATCCAACCTCATCCCCAATATAGAAAACCGCCATAATTAGCAGCCTCACCATCGTATCAGTCCACTTCATCCTCTGCCAAGGGGAGGACTTGCTGTTGTTACCACTCTTTTTCGGGTCTCCTGCACTGTTATCATCATGCTCATCGTCCTCGCTGAGAGTCAGCTGCTGCTTCGATTTGGAAGAAGAATATTGGTACCCAGTTGGCTTAATTTGCTGTGATTGTGAGTGGTGGGGATCAAAACCCACTATTTGGGGGTGCTGAAGGGAATTAGGATTTTGGGCATTGGAGGGAGTCTGGTGGGGAGGCATTTCGAGACCTAGCATCCCTGAACCCATACCAGAAAACATCCCTCCCCCTAATCCACCTTGTTCCATAAATCAAACAGAAGCCCTAGAGATTGACAGAGCAATGCTACACTCCTCTTCTATCaagatcaaatttttttaccgACCCAGCTCCATAAACAAGAATTGGAAGCTCAAAATCAACAAACAACTTCAATACTACTCAAAGCAAGAAAAATGGGCCATACCCCATGGGACGAAATGACAAATGCGAGCTCCCCCTGAAGCTTCGCGCACATGTCCTTCTTCATGCGGTTGCAGGAATGAACCTTTTCCGAACGGCCATAGCTGTAGAACAAGTAAATAAGGATGGAGAGAAAA
The sequence above is drawn from the Punica granatum isolate Tunisia-2019 chromosome 5, ASM765513v2, whole genome shotgun sequence genome and encodes:
- the LOC116208054 gene encoding pyruvate kinase 1, cytosolic, with product MHSSHLLLEEPIRMASILEPSKANFFSAMTKIVGTLGPKSRSVEVISGCLKAGMSVARFDFSWGDAEYHRETLENLKAAVKGTKKLCAVMLDTVGAELQVVNKTEKAISLLADGVVVLTPDQGQEASSELLPINFDGLSKAVKKGDTIFVGQYLFTGSETTSVWLEVSEVKGDDVVCVIKNSATLAGSLFTLHASQVRIDLPTLSDKDKEVISSWGVQNKIDFLSLSYTRHAEDVRQAREFLSKLGDLSQTHIFAKIENIEGLNHFDEILQEADGIILSRGNLGIDLPPEKVFLFQKAAVYKCNMAGKPAVVTRVVDSMTDNLRPTRAEATDVANAVLDGTDAILLGAETLRGLYPVETISIVGKICAEAEKVFNQDLYFKKTVKYVGEPMTHLESIASSAVRAAIKVKASVIICFTSSGRAARLIAKYRPTMPALSVVIPRLKTNQLKWSFTGAFEARQSLIVRGLFPMLADPRHPAESTSATNESILKVALDHGKACGIIKSHDRVVVCQKVGDASVVKIIELED
- the LOC116208795 gene encoding uncharacterized protein LOC116208795 produces the protein MEQGGLGGGMFSGMGSGMLGLEMPPHQTPSNAQNPNSLQHPQIVGFDPHHSQSQQIKPTGYQYSSSKSKQQLTLSEDDEHDDNSAGDPKKSGNNSKSSPWQRMKWTDTMVRLLIMAVFYIGDEVGSEPNDPKKKSGGLLQKKGKWKSVSRAMMEKGFYVSPQQCEDKFNDLNKRYKRVNDILGKGTACRVVENQGLLETMDLSPKMKEEVKKLLNSKHLFFREMCAYHTSCGHGVAPGGSSGTHNSPEQHQQQQQQRCPHGATENHLPMGEKDIPSRAEADSSKVAGRGGSGEEEYDDDEDDDSEDGENDDDDEDVQEDHEHENDVWNLNHPRKRPRKFSYSPSPAVVQQLNGEVLGIIQDSVRSPWEKKQWVKGKLLQLEEQQVRYRGEAYELERQRLKWLKFSVKKEREMERAKLENERRMLENQRLVLLLRQRELELLDPQQHQHQQNSSNKRSDPS